The following proteins are co-located in the Armatimonadota bacterium genome:
- a CDS encoding PEP-CTERM sorting domain-containing protein (PEP-CTERM proteins occur, often in large numbers, in the proteomes of bacteria that also encode an exosortase, a predicted intramembrane cysteine proteinase. The presence of a PEP-CTERM domain at a protein's C-terminus predicts cleavage within the sorting domain, followed by covalent anchoring to some some component of the (usually Gram-negative) cell surface. Many PEP-CTERM proteins exhibit an unusual sequence composition that includes large numbers of potential glycosylation sites. Expression of one such protein has been shown restore the ability of a bacterium to form floc, a type of biofilm.) produces MRCFLCVATVCASAFSFASFDLILVTDFAEDCVHRYDGDTGVYLGSFGQAFLDGPKAISLDQANNMVVVEHVNGTSAFNYNTGTHLFTSVVFANSGDSTFIGSTYFRTIGSVSTSAVGRITNIQTSTSQSIHNGSVVGPWSGIASDVNGKVFAVESTSGRVLRWTPGITAAEEAISGTTVIRSGLGSTGGFILGLGATGEMVSVNSTSMAVATGTVPLGTAWTSAIDAAAGHGSSAWGLGMTAGGAIIQSYAKHPTTNLYRGLNRISATQMTTPSAMVVVVAPEPSAMLGLGVAVLALLRRRQK; encoded by the coding sequence ATGCGCTGTTTTCTTTGCGTGGCTACGGTTTGTGCTTCGGCATTCTCGTTTGCGTCGTTTGACCTGATTTTGGTCACTGACTTTGCCGAGGACTGTGTCCATCGCTACGACGGCGACACGGGCGTCTATCTTGGATCGTTCGGCCAGGCATTTCTCGACGGTCCAAAGGCGATCAGCTTGGACCAAGCCAACAATATGGTGGTTGTTGAGCATGTCAATGGCACTAGCGCTTTCAACTACAACACCGGCACACACCTGTTCACCAGCGTCGTATTTGCCAACTCAGGCGACTCTACTTTCATTGGTTCGACCTATTTCCGGACGATTGGATCGGTCTCCACATCAGCAGTGGGCAGGATCACAAACATTCAGACAAGCACTTCACAGTCAATCCATAATGGTTCCGTTGTTGGGCCGTGGTCTGGAATTGCATCAGACGTTAACGGAAAGGTGTTTGCCGTCGAAAGCACCAGTGGCCGAGTGCTTCGATGGACACCAGGAATAACTGCGGCTGAAGAGGCAATTTCTGGGACAACTGTGATTCGAAGCGGATTGGGCTCTACCGGTGGCTTTATTTTGGGCCTAGGAGCGACGGGAGAAATGGTTTCGGTGAATTCGACCTCCATGGCCGTAGCAACAGGCACCGTTCCGTTAGGTACCGCCTGGACCTCTGCTATTGACGCTGCCGCTGGGCACGGCAGTTCGGCTTGGGGTCTTGGCATGACTGCCGGTGGCGCGATTATCCAAAGCTACGCTAAGCATCCCACTACGAACCTCTATCGTGGGCTCAACCGAATCAGTGCAACGCAAATGACGACGCCATCCGCGATGGTTGTTGTTGTTGCTCCAGAACCAAGTGCGATGCTGGGGCTCGGTGTTGCGGTTCTTGCCCTGCTCCGCCGAAGGCAGAAGTAG
- a CDS encoding Crp/Fnr family transcriptional regulator, with amino-acid sequence MSEQVEAPSRREVFLSSTLLGGLTDEQVGELVVNSRMAHAEKGETIWLSGSSVSFFGVVGTGFIKMTTVGPSHQEITTEIMGPGHVFGLLGAIDGTGCPQSAKAITGSWYLKVPKAGFLPVYEKNVVLKEQVFKRTAHRLRQSFDLIAHLSVGTVEQRVAAVLLVLTRSFGRELPEGILLDVPLTRQEIAELAGTTVESTIRIISRWQKQQWIETQARHILVKDLDKLLQAVR; translated from the coding sequence ATGTCTGAGCAAGTAGAAGCGCCGTCGCGCCGGGAGGTCTTCTTGAGCAGCACGCTGCTGGGAGGCCTCACAGATGAACAGGTCGGGGAGCTTGTGGTGAACTCTCGGATGGCACATGCCGAGAAGGGCGAGACGATTTGGCTTAGCGGTAGCAGTGTCTCTTTTTTTGGCGTCGTTGGTACTGGTTTTATTAAGATGACTACAGTGGGGCCAAGCCATCAGGAGATCACGACGGAAATCATGGGGCCCGGGCACGTGTTCGGTTTGTTAGGGGCCATCGATGGCACAGGGTGCCCGCAGTCAGCCAAAGCGATCACCGGATCCTGGTATCTCAAAGTGCCGAAGGCAGGCTTTTTGCCGGTCTATGAGAAGAACGTCGTTTTGAAAGAACAGGTTTTCAAGCGCACTGCGCACCGGCTAAGACAGTCATTCGACCTCATCGCCCACCTCTCAGTAGGGACGGTTGAGCAACGCGTGGCGGCGGTGCTTCTCGTACTCACGCGGTCGTTTGGGCGAGAGCTCCCAGAGGGAATCTTGTTGGATGTTCCTCTCACGAGGCAAGAGATTGCTGAACTCGCTGGTACGACCGTAGAGTCCACGATCCGCATCATTAGCCGTTGGCAGAAGCAACAGTGGATCGAAACCCAAGCGCGGCACATCCTTGTGAAGGACCTGGACAAATTGCTTCAGGCTGTGCGTTAG
- a CDS encoding 4Fe-4S dicluster domain-containing protein, giving the protein MSERQFYLDPSRCIGCNACVQACAECDTHPGVSMIHLEQVQRADTVQTTPIICMHCDEPACAMVCPADAIKKTPDGVVQSSLKPRCIGCTNCVFACPFGVPKYDVEVDQMMKCDMCYDRTSIELKPMCATVCPSGALFYGTPEELAAERSGTPINEFIFGLKKITTKVHLMMPQGTKRLAVKPNAVVRRSDLLTAVRQVER; this is encoded by the coding sequence GTGAGTGAGCGGCAGTTCTACTTAGACCCAAGTCGGTGCATCGGTTGCAATGCCTGCGTTCAGGCGTGTGCCGAGTGCGACACGCACCCGGGCGTCTCGATGATTCACTTGGAGCAAGTACAGCGCGCCGATACCGTGCAGACAACGCCGATCATCTGCATGCATTGCGATGAGCCCGCCTGCGCGATGGTTTGCCCGGCGGATGCAATCAAGAAAACCCCCGACGGCGTGGTGCAAAGCTCGCTTAAGCCGCGATGTATCGGATGCACGAACTGCGTTTTCGCCTGCCCATTCGGTGTTCCGAAATATGACGTGGAGGTGGACCAGATGATGAAGTGCGACATGTGCTACGACCGTACTTCCATCGAACTGAAACCCATGTGTGCTACCGTGTGCCCATCCGGCGCTCTGTTTTATGGGACGCCCGAAGAGCTCGCCGCCGAACGCTCAGGAACTCCAATTAACGAGTTCATTTTTGGCCTTAAGAAGATCACCACCAAGGTTCATCTAATGATGCCTCAAGGGACAAAACGGCTCGCAGTCAAGCCGAATGCCGTCGTTCGCCGGTCTGACCTTCTGACCGCCGTGCGACAAGTGGAGCGCTAA
- a CDS encoding Rieske 2Fe-2S domain-containing protein — MNDKLKEDFPIEWEDDHFVTRREFFKFLTLASGGVAVGTAALAAYAQIPREEIKFEAAKICSTEDLKPGSALAFSFPRPGDLCILVRKQDGEFVAFKRRCTHLSCPVEYEVKNERELLYCPCHNGAFSLDDGSVVQGPPPHPLPQVKIEVRGSEIWATGAIKGDH, encoded by the coding sequence ATGAACGACAAGCTGAAAGAAGATTTTCCGATTGAGTGGGAAGACGACCACTTTGTGACCCGACGTGAGTTCTTCAAGTTTCTCACGTTAGCAAGTGGTGGTGTAGCCGTTGGCACGGCAGCACTGGCAGCTTACGCCCAAATTCCGAGGGAGGAAATCAAGTTTGAGGCCGCAAAGATATGCTCGACTGAAGATTTGAAGCCCGGTTCCGCCCTGGCTTTCAGCTTCCCGCGACCTGGTGATCTGTGCATTCTAGTCAGGAAGCAGGACGGCGAATTTGTTGCCTTCAAACGGCGGTGCACTCACCTTTCTTGCCCCGTGGAGTACGAAGTCAAGAACGAGCGTGAGCTCCTCTACTGCCCATGCCACAACGGTGCTTTTTCCTTGGACGACGGTAGCGTGGTTCAAGGTCCGCCGCCGCACCCCCTTCCCCAAGTTAAGATCGAAGTTCGCGGTAGCGAAATCTGGGCGACTGGTGCAATCAAAGGTGACCACTAG
- a CDS encoding cytochrome bc complex cytochrome b subunit: MARTPLPIKEHTISPEERADETRVTTHPEEELRLARPSLRDWLDLRLGWYGFVRKNLDEPMPPGVGWWQTLGNLLMTLLAFQFITGFALAMYYSASPETAYDSVKHINTEVPLGNFVRGLHVWGSTLIVMAVVAHTLRVFFWGSYKKPRELTWLVGVFIFQVILAFSFTGYLLPWDQKAYWATVVGTRIAATIPFVGDALLYLVRGGAEVGSLTLTRFYALHVMALPAALIGLMGIHLYLVRRHHIAGPVLPRRGKPVPFYPDQLFKDAVVQLVGVGFLVYLALAFKPALEAVANPTQVEFAPRPEWYFLGLYELLKIMPSGWELVATFVVPTGVTLGMIFLPWLDRSESRHPARRQWVIVTGIGIILMIGLLTLKGILETPPPHHSAPADLKATKTSDSS, from the coding sequence ATGGCAAGAACACCTTTACCCATAAAAGAACATACGATCTCCCCTGAAGAGCGCGCCGATGAAACCCGGGTGACGACTCATCCAGAAGAAGAACTTAGACTCGCGCGACCCAGTTTGCGAGACTGGTTAGACCTGCGGTTGGGATGGTATGGGTTCGTTCGAAAGAATCTTGACGAACCCATGCCCCCTGGCGTCGGATGGTGGCAAACGCTCGGAAACTTGCTCATGACGCTTCTGGCGTTCCAATTCATCACCGGGTTTGCCTTGGCGATGTACTACTCTGCAAGCCCTGAAACCGCGTACGACAGCGTAAAGCACATCAACACCGAAGTTCCGCTCGGCAACTTTGTGCGTGGACTTCACGTCTGGGGATCGACATTGATCGTGATGGCGGTTGTGGCTCACACGTTGCGGGTGTTCTTCTGGGGAAGCTATAAGAAACCTCGAGAACTGACGTGGCTTGTAGGCGTCTTCATTTTTCAAGTCATCCTCGCCTTTTCCTTTACCGGCTACCTGTTGCCTTGGGACCAAAAGGCATATTGGGCGACCGTGGTCGGAACGCGAATTGCAGCCACGATTCCGTTTGTCGGAGATGCTTTGCTCTACTTGGTTCGTGGTGGCGCGGAAGTTGGCTCACTAACGCTTACCCGGTTTTATGCGCTTCACGTCATGGCGCTCCCGGCCGCTCTTATCGGCCTCATGGGGATCCACCTTTACTTGGTCCGCCGGCACCACATTGCGGGCCCAGTTTTGCCACGTCGCGGAAAACCGGTTCCGTTTTATCCGGATCAGTTGTTCAAAGATGCAGTCGTGCAGCTCGTGGGCGTCGGGTTTCTGGTCTATCTGGCGTTGGCGTTCAAACCAGCCTTGGAAGCCGTCGCCAACCCAACCCAAGTCGAGTTCGCCCCCCGCCCGGAATGGTACTTCTTGGGACTTTATGAACTCTTGAAGATCATGCCGTCCGGGTGGGAATTGGTCGCCACATTCGTCGTTCCCACTGGGGTCACCCTGGGAATGATTTTCCTCCCATGGCTCGACCGGTCGGAATCAAGGCACCCAGCTCGGCGTCAGTGGGTCATTGTCACCGGCATCGGGATCATTTTGATGATTGGTCTGCTCACGCTGAAGGGCATTCTGGAAACGCCCCCGCCGCACCACAGCGCGCCCGCCGATCTTAAGGCCACAAAGACTAGCGATAGTTCATGA
- a CDS encoding Rieske (2Fe-2S) protein codes for MSPGRRKMLGAIVAVINVGIVGAIVGPVMGFVTSPMNQRGKKGWVKIARIEEIPDGRATEIRYSMRTKDGYHVVDREYSIYVRRDGEQVMCIDPACTHLGCRVEYQVDRDRFLCPCHGGVFDKHGGVVSGPPPKGLIRHLVKVEGGNILLHREV; via the coding sequence ATGTCGCCCGGACGTCGGAAGATGCTCGGGGCGATTGTCGCGGTGATCAATGTCGGGATTGTGGGTGCCATCGTCGGCCCGGTGATGGGCTTCGTCACCTCCCCAATGAACCAGAGAGGAAAAAAAGGATGGGTGAAGATCGCCAGGATCGAAGAAATCCCGGACGGTCGCGCCACGGAAATCCGATACTCAATGCGGACTAAGGATGGCTACCACGTGGTGGATCGGGAGTACTCGATCTATGTCCGCCGTGATGGGGAACAAGTGATGTGCATTGATCCTGCTTGCACCCACCTTGGTTGTCGCGTGGAATATCAAGTAGATCGGGATCGCTTCTTGTGCCCTTGCCACGGAGGGGTTTTTGATAAGCATGGAGGCGTCGTCTCCGGTCCTCCGCCCAAGGGTCTCATTCGTCACCTCGTAAAAGTGGAGGGCGGCAACATCTTGCTCCATCGAGAGGTTTAA
- a CDS encoding cytochrome c: MNRLFIALILGVASVLSFAQSSPTKPPIAVPNELYSTSNCMGCHGQSAMGGLGPPIAKTKLDIATFMQIIRKGRGMMPATTTADLSDADAQKIFQEILEKPYQEDQVPLAFKVSQVLTTRNVGRIFLGVSVIAFMLGLWRLEKWVRPTGIGRLWPQIKKFGVFKSATVVLVSLIVDGFLVASLWKDNKHRWFMHGLMLYGFCGLLLADILMAIYNPARGDLPFEHPLKALPIISGLMLLIGIMYVMYRYRSDQYIDNGLTLSGDFLFVNLMFHSALAGFLTLGVARMNLSEWVLTIYIYHLIVVALLILTAPFSRFQHAWVVPILASITRLTEAVSASGVEIGFDREPSPGRHHKSQAIVDSVMESLGPDYTDQKTVLRYFP; encoded by the coding sequence ATGAACCGACTCTTCATCGCATTGATACTGGGCGTGGCGAGCGTGCTTTCTTTCGCCCAAAGTAGTCCAACTAAGCCACCCATAGCAGTTCCAAACGAACTCTATTCGACTTCAAATTGCATGGGTTGTCACGGGCAATCGGCGATGGGCGGCCTTGGTCCACCCATTGCCAAAACGAAGTTGGACATTGCCACGTTCATGCAGATCATTCGCAAGGGCAGAGGCATGATGCCAGCGACCACAACGGCCGACCTCTCCGACGCAGACGCCCAAAAGATATTTCAAGAAATTTTGGAAAAGCCCTATCAGGAGGATCAGGTCCCGCTCGCTTTCAAGGTCTCCCAGGTGTTGACGACGAGGAATGTCGGGCGAATCTTCCTGGGCGTTTCCGTGATCGCCTTCATGCTGGGACTTTGGAGGCTCGAAAAATGGGTCCGACCAACTGGCATCGGTCGTCTCTGGCCTCAAATCAAGAAATTTGGCGTGTTCAAGAGTGCGACCGTGGTCCTAGTGTCTTTGATTGTCGACGGGTTCTTGGTGGCCTCGCTCTGGAAAGACAACAAGCATCGCTGGTTCATGCATGGGCTGATGCTCTATGGGTTCTGCGGCTTATTGCTGGCCGATATCTTGATGGCCATCTACAACCCCGCGCGCGGAGACTTACCGTTCGAACACCCGCTGAAAGCCTTGCCGATCATCTCGGGCCTGATGCTACTCATTGGCATCATGTACGTCATGTACCGTTATCGCTCAGATCAGTACATCGATAATGGCCTTACCTTGAGTGGCGATTTCTTATTCGTCAATCTAATGTTCCATTCCGCGCTGGCGGGCTTCCTCACGCTGGGCGTGGCACGGATGAATCTGAGCGAGTGGGTGCTGACCATTTACATCTATCACCTGATTGTGGTGGCCCTCCTCATCCTCACCGCGCCGTTCTCCCGATTCCAACATGCGTGGGTCGTGCCTATCCTCGCTTCCATAACCCGGCTCACCGAGGCGGTGTCGGCCAGTGGGGTCGAGATTGGCTTTGACCGAGAGCCTTCACCCGGTCGCCACCACAAGTCGCAGGCCATCGTGGACAGCGTAATGGAGTCGCTGGGCCCAGACTACACGGATCAGAAGACGGTCCTCCGCTATTTCCCTTAA
- a CDS encoding 4Fe-4S dicluster domain-containing protein, translated as MARYSMLIDLTRCIGCDACTLACKQENGTPMDVFFARVLNVEVGTYPNVKRVYIPVLCNHCEDAPCLKSCPNKAIVRRPDGIVVLDQNRCRGTGACVSACPYGNIYLSRDGDKWYLNQDEPYERDYVKPRIAEAKARKCTYCAHRVDEGLDPACVVACPTTARIFGDLDEPDSVINHFIAEQQERTGRIPFKLLPEAGTKPAGMYLGVMAEQKSSTLGQDAPIPMESEGGKA; from the coding sequence ATGGCCCGCTATTCGATGCTCATTGATTTAACACGGTGTATCGGTTGTGACGCTTGTACGCTGGCCTGCAAACAAGAAAACGGAACCCCCATGGATGTTTTCTTTGCGCGTGTGCTGAACGTGGAAGTCGGCACCTACCCGAATGTGAAGCGCGTTTACATCCCGGTGCTTTGCAATCATTGCGAAGACGCGCCTTGTCTCAAGTCTTGTCCGAACAAAGCCATTGTTCGCCGACCCGACGGCATTGTCGTGCTGGATCAAAATCGTTGCCGGGGAACAGGAGCTTGTGTCTCTGCTTGTCCCTACGGCAACATCTACCTATCCCGCGATGGAGACAAGTGGTATCTCAATCAAGACGAGCCTTATGAAAGGGACTACGTCAAACCGCGAATCGCGGAGGCGAAAGCGCGCAAATGCACCTATTGTGCGCACCGAGTAGACGAGGGGCTTGACCCCGCTTGCGTGGTGGCTTGCCCCACCACGGCGCGCATCTTTGGCGACCTCGATGAACCCGATAGTGTCATCAACCACTTCATCGCCGAACAACAAGAAAGGACGGGACGAATTCCGTTCAAACTCTTGCCCGAAGCGGGCACCAAGCCAGCAGGAATGTATCTCGGGGTCATGGCCGAGCAAAAGTCTTCTACCTTGGGCCAAGACGCCCCAATCCCCATGGAGTCTGAAGGAGGAAAGGCATGA
- a CDS encoding molybdopterin-dependent oxidoreductase, which yields MATRHAVPGRFKQPKRDESVRVVRTTDSPNCTGACGWLATVVNDVIVDLKPAADYPCEEYNPRGCLRGMSMTHLIYGPDRIKQPKIRVGERGEGKWRDASWDEALDYIASKMISIRDRFGMESVLLFNQVVGTGYVQKGAQVRMASLLGMSFATAYDFNGDISMGFTQTVGIDCVECETKSWAHCKTVILWSSNVFQTRIPDAKFLTKHAKERNNCQIVCIDPRCSQTAKGADLWLPIHPGTDGLLALSLCQVLIQEQFVNWKFLEKYTDMATLVREDDGMRLRASDVGLGTESEFVVWDEAQDALFVLPMDSLKLPEGVRFAFHGTREVDIQGQKVRVRPAFELVEDEVCKPMYSPENVAKDTDIPAETIRKLARDFATQRPSSIVIGMGVNHRLHGDLTIRSILLFATLVGAHGKPGESVSIYSGQHHFRLDVSSWWFPNGKRPNSVPMHYFVLGGPTSTINSKIKFPTGGIKGLIVSHANPLVTEFSGPLRQAIDNTELFVAIDFSMSPTCEYADVVLPAPTFWEKVDLVGTSCHPYLQVQQEVVKPQYGSRTEFWMAKELVKRIDPTKLKEIDFDEKEVIDLMLQTGGPEVEGITVDQLEAGPVRLKVHDPECGLDEQFHDDKLFPPRAYPFPEGAQREFLKTGRMEFYKEESSYQKLGETIPLYRPAFDHLSDQDQRQPFSIVTPHSKWRVHSTHSNNPLLLNVNRKPVVEINPKDAAKKGIRDGDQVEIFNENGSYQLWALVTEAIKPGVLCVDHAWWDRYLASGKYHAVHSHQKIKETHETYFLPAVYAPGQHWKDTRVDIRKVK from the coding sequence ATGGCAACTCGACACGCAGTCCCCGGCCGGTTTAAACAGCCCAAGCGCGATGAAAGTGTTCGCGTCGTGCGAACAACCGACAGCCCCAATTGCACGGGCGCCTGTGGGTGGCTAGCCACCGTCGTCAACGACGTTATTGTCGATCTCAAGCCGGCAGCCGACTATCCGTGTGAGGAATATAACCCACGCGGATGTCTGCGCGGGATGTCCATGACGCACTTGATTTACGGACCTGACCGAATCAAGCAACCCAAGATCCGTGTCGGAGAGCGTGGCGAAGGCAAGTGGCGAGATGCGTCATGGGATGAGGCACTGGACTACATCGCCTCCAAGATGATTTCGATTCGAGATCGTTTTGGGATGGAAAGTGTGCTCCTTTTCAACCAAGTTGTTGGGACGGGATATGTCCAAAAGGGTGCTCAAGTACGGATGGCATCGCTTCTCGGAATGTCATTCGCCACTGCCTATGACTTCAACGGCGACATCTCCATGGGGTTCACGCAGACAGTCGGAATTGACTGCGTGGAGTGCGAAACGAAGAGCTGGGCTCACTGCAAAACGGTGATACTTTGGTCGAGCAACGTCTTCCAGACCCGCATTCCTGATGCGAAATTCCTCACCAAGCACGCCAAAGAACGTAACAACTGCCAAATCGTCTGCATTGACCCGCGCTGCAGCCAAACCGCGAAAGGTGCTGACCTTTGGCTGCCGATTCACCCTGGTACGGATGGGCTGTTGGCACTGTCGCTCTGCCAAGTTCTCATCCAAGAGCAGTTTGTGAACTGGAAGTTCTTGGAAAAGTACACAGACATGGCGACGCTCGTTCGAGAGGACGACGGGATGCGACTCCGCGCCAGCGACGTGGGCTTGGGGACCGAGTCCGAGTTTGTTGTGTGGGACGAAGCGCAGGATGCTCTCTTTGTCCTCCCCATGGACTCCTTGAAACTTCCCGAGGGAGTTCGATTTGCTTTCCATGGCACTCGTGAGGTTGATATTCAGGGCCAGAAAGTGCGCGTTCGGCCTGCGTTTGAACTCGTGGAGGACGAAGTCTGCAAGCCGATGTACTCCCCAGAAAATGTCGCCAAAGACACGGATATTCCCGCGGAGACGATTCGCAAGCTCGCTCGCGATTTTGCCACCCAACGGCCAAGCTCCATCGTGATCGGGATGGGGGTCAATCACCGTCTTCACGGTGACCTCACCATCCGCTCCATCCTCCTTTTTGCCACCCTCGTCGGAGCCCACGGCAAACCCGGCGAATCTGTTTCGATCTACTCGGGTCAGCACCACTTCCGTTTGGATGTCTCTAGCTGGTGGTTCCCGAATGGCAAGCGACCAAACTCCGTCCCTATGCATTACTTCGTACTGGGCGGACCGACTTCCACGATCAATTCCAAGATCAAGTTTCCTACGGGCGGAATCAAGGGACTGATCGTCTCTCACGCTAACCCGCTGGTCACTGAGTTTTCAGGTCCCCTGCGTCAAGCGATTGATAACACCGAGCTTTTCGTGGCGATCGACTTCTCCATGTCCCCGACCTGCGAGTACGCCGACGTCGTGCTTCCCGCCCCGACGTTTTGGGAGAAAGTGGATCTGGTCGGGACGAGTTGTCACCCGTATTTGCAAGTCCAACAAGAAGTGGTGAAGCCGCAATATGGCAGCCGTACCGAGTTTTGGATGGCGAAAGAACTGGTGAAGCGCATTGATCCGACCAAACTCAAAGAAATCGACTTTGACGAGAAGGAAGTGATTGACCTCATGCTGCAGACGGGTGGGCCGGAAGTCGAAGGGATCACCGTTGATCAACTCGAGGCCGGGCCCGTCCGCCTCAAGGTGCACGATCCTGAATGCGGTCTCGATGAACAATTTCACGACGATAAGCTGTTTCCACCACGCGCCTATCCTTTCCCAGAGGGAGCCCAACGCGAGTTCCTCAAGACGGGCAGGATGGAGTTTTACAAGGAGGAAAGCTCCTATCAAAAACTTGGGGAAACGATTCCGCTCTATCGCCCCGCATTTGACCACCTCTCGGATCAAGATCAGCGGCAGCCTTTCAGCATTGTCACCCCTCACTCGAAGTGGCGCGTTCACTCGACCCACAGCAATAACCCGCTGCTTTTGAACGTGAACCGGAAGCCTGTCGTCGAAATCAACCCGAAAGATGCGGCGAAGAAGGGGATTCGCGATGGTGATCAGGTCGAGATTTTCAACGAAAATGGAAGTTATCAACTATGGGCGCTCGTGACCGAAGCGATCAAACCAGGGGTGCTTTGCGTGGACCACGCCTGGTGGGATCGGTATCTCGCGAGCGGGAAGTACCATGCCGTTCACTCTCACCAAAAAATCAAAGAAACCCACGAAACGTATTTCCTGCCCGCGGTCTATGCACCGGGTCAGCACTGGAAGGACACCAGAGTTGACATTAGGAAGGTGAAGTGA